A window from Populus trichocarpa isolate Nisqually-1 chromosome 3, P.trichocarpa_v4.1, whole genome shotgun sequence encodes these proteins:
- the LOC7483525 gene encoding ras-related protein Rab7: protein MASRRRMLLKVIILGDSGVGKTSLMNQYVNRKFSNQYKATIGADFLTKEVQFEDRMFTLQIWDTAGQERFQSLGVAFYRGADCCVLVYDVNVMKSFDNLNNWREEFLIQASPSDPENFPFVVLGNKIDVDGGNSRVVSEKKAKAWCAAKGNIPYFETSAKEGFNVDAAFQCIAKNALKNEPEEEIYLPDTIDVGGGGRQQTSTGCEC, encoded by the exons ATGGCTTCTCGCAGACGCATGCTCTTGAAGGTTATAATTCTCGGTGACAGCGG GGTAGGCAAGACATCGCTGATGAATCA GTATGTGAATCGAAAGTTCAGTAATCAATACAAGGCAACAATAGGAGCTGACTTTTTAACCAAAGAAGTTCAGTTTGAGGATAGAATGTTCACATTACAG ATATGGGATACTGCAGGACAAGAGAGGTTTCAAAGTCTTGGAGTGGCTTTCTATCGTGGCGCGGACTGCTGTGTTCTTGTGTATGATGTGAATGTCATGAAGTCATTTGACAATCTTAACAATTGGAGAGAGGAGTTTCTGATTCAG GCAAGTCCATCTGACCCTGAAAACTTCCCATTTGTTGTGTTGGGGAACAAGATAGATGTTGATGGAGGCAATAGTCGAGTG GTTTCTGAGAAGAAAGCAAAGGCATGGTGTGCTGCTAAGGGAAACATACCCTACTTTGAGACTTCTGCAAAAGAAGGTTTCAATGTGGATGCTGCATTTCAGTGTATAGCCAAAAATGCGCTTAAGAATGAACCTGAAGAAGAAAT ATACCTTCCTGACACCATCGATGTTGGGGGTGGGGGGCGACAACAAACTTCCACCGGTTGCGAATGTTGA
- the LOC7483524 gene encoding uncharacterized protein LOC7483524, which translates to MEATKEGTGLLDQIVPPRLEDAGLEDCALPPDLIKEAFLKAASAVKSRATSIFSDEDESAECVQDPWPEGAKFASDKLVGVPPVPGASDALVGIEMGKETPGSCVAEKGGGVVEEDGDKVVVVGGDVEGKENERGGCLGDGLKKKEENGSEEEGEREGERPTLTEGFI; encoded by the coding sequence ATGGAGGCAACAAAAGAAGGCACTGGATTACTTGACCAGATCGTGCCTCCTCGCCTGGAAGACGCGGGCCTCGAGGACTGTGCCCTTCCGCCTGATTTAATCAAAGAAGCCTTCCTCAAAGCAGCCTCTGCTGTCAAGTCACGTGCGACCTCCATCTTTTCAGACGAAGATGAATCCGCTGAATGCGTCCAAGACCCTTGGCCGGAGGGGGCTAAGTTCGCTTCTGACAAGCTGGTCGGTGTGCCGCCGGTCCCGGGAGCGTCAGATGCGTTGGTGGGAATAGAGATGGGAAAGGAGACGCCGGGATCATGTGTGGCTGAGAAAGGCGGTGGAGTGGTTGAGGAGGACGGAGATAAGGTAGTCGTGGTTGGTGGTGACGTGGAGGGGAAAGAGAATGAGAGAGGTGGTTGTTTGGGTGATGGgctgaagaagaaagaagagaatggTAGTGAGGAGGAAGGGGAGAGAGAAGGTGAGAGGCCAACTTTGACTGAAGGttttatttaa